ATGTTGCTGCTAAACATGCCATTGCTGTCGAGGCCACAACTGGAAAAATCCTCTACGAGAAAGATGCAAATCAGCCTGTAGAAATTGCTTCTATTACCAAACTTGTTACAGTCTATTTGGTCTATGAAGCTCTGGAACAAGGAACTATCAGCCTATCTACACCTGTCGATATTTCGGACTATCCTTACAAACTTACAACCAATTCTGAGGCGAGTAACGTCCCTATGGAAGCTCGAAATTATACTGTTGAACAACTATTAGAGGCTACAATGGTATCCAGTGCAAACAGCGCTGCGATTGCACTAGCAGAAAAGATTGCTGGTTCTGAGAAAGACTTTGTAGACAAGATGAGAGCTAAACTTCTTGAATGGGGAATTCAAGATGCAACTATTGTAAACACAACTGGTTTAAATAATGAGACCCTTGGCGATAATATCTATCCTGGTTCTAAAAAAGACGATGAAAACAAGTTGAGTGCCTACGACGTTGCAATAGTCGCTCGTAATCTCATCCGAGATTATCCTCAAGTTTTGGAAATCACCAAAAAACCAACTTCTACTTTTGCTGGACTTGAAATCCACTCAACCAACTATATGTTGGAAGGAATGCCAGCCTATCGTGGTGGTGTCGACGGTTTGAAAACAGGTACTACCGACAAAGCTGGTGCTTCTTTCGTTGGAACAACCGTTGAAAAAGGGATGCGTATTATTACGGTTGTTTTAAATGCGGACCAACAAGATAGCAACCCTTATGCACGTTTTACTGCAACTTCTTCACTTTTAGATTATATTTCTGCAAACTTTGCCTTAAAAACTGTCGTTCAGAAAGGCGAAACCTATAAAGATAGCAAAGTGACAGTCCTTGATGGGAAAGAAGATAAGGTAGCTGCAATTGCTAAGTCAGATATTTCAATCGTCCAACGAGTTGGAAGTGAAACAACATCAGCTCTTCAATTCACACCAAAATCAAGATCAGAAACTGCTCCTTTGGAAGAAGGAAAGGTTGTCGGTAGCCTAACCTATGATGACCAGGACTTGATTGGTCAAGGCTACCTCACTTCTGAAAAACCTTCTTTTGAAATGGTCGCTGAAAAGAAAGTAGAAAAAGCCTTCTTTTTGAAGGTTTGGTGGAATCAATTTATCCGCTTTATCAATGAAAAACTATAAAAAAATCGCGAACAATCGCGATTTTTTCTTTATTTTATTTCATTTCTTTAAATGCTGCTTCCGCATCTGCATTGCTAATAGCACCGAACTGAATTTTCCCGATTTTACCTTGACTGTCAATCAAGTATTCCGTTGGAATACTACGAATTTGGTAGGCTTGAAAGGCGGTTGCTTGGGTATCATACAAAACTGGTATATCCTTGTAGCCTTGTTCTTGAAACCATTTTGGAAAGTCTTGAACTGTTTTTTCACCTTGTAGACCTGGTGCAATGACACTCAAGATTTCAAAGTCTCGATCTTGTTTGGCAGCTAATTCCATCAGCTCAGGCATGCTTTTTTTACATGGTCCACACCAAGATGCCCAGAATTTCAAATAGACCTTTTTCCCTTTATAGTCTGATAACTTCACTTCTTTGCCATCCATAGACTGCAAGGTAAAGTCTGGCGCATCCTTACCCACTGCGATTTGTTGTACAGCAGGTTGTTTTGGACTGCTTGTCTGTTTGGTTTCTTTTTCACCACAGGCAATCAACAAGAATAGAGACATGAGGCTCAATCCAGCAAAAATAACTTTTTTCATTTTTTCTCCTTTTATCCAAGAATTCCTGACAAGGCATTTAACTGCCCTAGCATTAATAATAATCCCATCAAAATAATCAAGGCTCCCCCGATTTTCTTTAGTAGAATCATATGGGGTTTTAATTTACTAAAATAGGGCATGATCCAGCCCGAAGCTAAGGCCAAAACAAGGAAAGGAAGAGCCATCCCCAATGTGTATACTAATGTTAACACGGCTCCTTGCCAAGCACCATTCCCTCCTGAAGCCGCTAGAGCTAAGACCGAACTTAAAACTGGTCCGATACAAGGAGTCCATCCAAAACTAAAGGTTATCCCAAGTAAAAAGGCTGATAGATAGTGATTTGACTTTGATTGTTTGAAGGTGACTGTCTTTTGAACTTCCAGTTTATTGAAATGCAAGATTTCCATCTGGTGAAGCCCTAAAAGAATAATGACTGTCCCCATAGCATAACGAAACCAGTCTGCATAGAGCATGTGCCCTAGGAATCCGGCTCCAAATCCTAGAATAAAGAAAATGAGGGAGATTCCTGCAATAAAGCACAAGGTCCGAATTAAGCCTGACCAGGCAACGTCTCTTCCAAAAAAGCGGAAACTTTTCGAATTTCCTTGATCATCCAGTAAAATACCAGCATAGACAGGTAGCAAAGGAAAGATGCAGGGTGAAAAGAAGGACAGAATACCTGCTAAAAAAACGGATACTAGAAATATAATCGACTCCAACGAATTACCTACTTTCTCAAAATTCTAATCCTATTTTACTACAAAAGGATAAATTTGTAAGAAGTCTGCTACGCTTATTTATTTTGATAAAATTTGACACAAAAAAAGGAGCTAAGCTCCTTTTTTTTTAATACGTTCCTTCTTCACCTTGACTAGTCAAGATAACAGGGCCGTCTTTGGTAATCACGAACTGATGTTCATATTGGCAAGACAGGCCGCCATCGATGGTTTTATGAGCCCAGCCAGTTTTCATATCTGTATCAATTTCCCAATCCCCAGTATTGATCATGGGTTCAATGGTCAGGACCATTCCTTCACGGAGACGGAGACCACGACCAGCGACACCATAGTTAGGGACCATTGGCTCCTCGTGCATAGTTGGACCAACTCCGTGACCAACCAAATCACGCACTACACCATAACCACGACTTTCAGCATATTCTTGAATGGCCGCACCGATATCGCCGATACGGTTTCCAACGACTGCTTGCTCAATCCCTACATACATAGCTTTCTTGGTCACGTCCATCAAGTTCTTCACTTCTTCAGACGGTGTACCGACCGCATAAGCCCAACATGAGTCAGCTAAACCGCCAGTATAACTTTGGGTGTATTTTTTCATTTGCTCAACATTATTAAAGTTGAGTTTAGACACATTGAGGTCTGATTTGGCAATTGGACCGCCCAATACCATGTCAACCTTGAGCAAATCGCCATCTTTCAAGATGTAATGACGTGGGAAAGCGTGAGCTACTTCGTCATTAAGAGAGCAACAAGTGGCATAGGGATAATCCATAACTGCACCATCAACGCCAATCTGTAAAGGAAGGAAATTCTCCTCTTTACAACGTCGACGAACGTACTCTTCAACTTCCCACATATCCACGCCTGGCTTAATCAAATCACGTAAGCCAATATGGATACTTGCTAGGAAATCACCAGCCTTGTCCATGGCTTCGATTTCACGTGCTGATTTTAAAGTTATCATTTTTTCTCCTAGATTCTAATTAATTTTAACCGTAACATTTGCTTTTGAAACAATCTGATGCCCATGATAAATATCATAATCAATAATAGCTGAGCGTCTCGTGTGGTGAATAATCCGAGCCTGAATTCGCAGAGTATCATCAATCTGAACAGCCTGCAAGAAATAAATCAACATCTGCTCTATGATAAGATTGCGCCCGCTATTGACAACGAGGTCTTGGGTCATATGGTTGAGGATTTCAGCCAAGACTCCATTAGCAAGGACCCCATTTTTCTCCAACATGAAAGGCTCAACAGTAATGACGACTTCATCATGATGATAAGAGAGTTTTTGTCCGATTTGCTCGGAGAAAGTCGGCAAAGCTGAAACTTGGGAACGGCTCATCTTTTCCATGACATCTCGTCGTGTTACGACACCGAGCAAGGTTTGGTTACTTCGGACAACGGGAACCATCTCAAAGTCTTCTGCGATCATCCGTTGACTAACATTGGCAATATTGGTCGCTAAGCCTGTTACAAAGATACTACGTGTCATCACCTTGTCAATCGTTGTGCTGGGGGATTTATCTCCTGCGTCACGCATAGTAACAACCCCAACAACCACTTGGTGTTGGTTAATGACTGGGAAACGACTACTTCTGTTCTTACGGACCAAGTCTAGATAGTCTTTTACTGTATCCGTTTCTCTCAAAAAACCATACTCATGACTGGGACGATAGAGCTTCTCGACTGTCAGAATATCGGTTTTGATTTGAACATTTGAGAGAGCTTTGTTAATCATGGTTGCTACTGTAAAAGTGTCATGCTTACTTCTTAGAACTGGAATCCCTTTTTTATTGGCCAACTCAAGAACATCGTCCTGAACATAGAAACCACCTGTCACGAGGACCGCATTTTCATTTTCCAAGGCTAGAAGTTGAATACGAGTACGGTCACCTACGATTACAAGACCACCATCATGGAGATAGGATCGGATATTCTGCTCTGTCATGGCCCCAATGGAAAATTTGCTAAATTCTCTCTCCAACCCTTCCTGGCCGGCTAAAACTTCAGAGGAGGTGACTTCAGCAATTTCAGCATAGGTTAGCCGTTCAATAGCCACTTTTTTTGGCTTAACTCGTATGGTTCCACTACGTGGTCGAGTTTCAACGATGCCACGATTTTCAGCTTCTTTGATAGCTCGGTAGGCGGTTCCGTCACTAACACCTAGATGATTAGAGATACTGCGAACACTAACTCTTTTCCCAATTGGCAACTCTTCCAGATA
This genomic interval from Streptococcus oralis subsp. tigurinus contains the following:
- the pbp3 gene encoding D-alanyl-D-alanine carboxypeptidase PBP3 → MKKIILSFITLFVFGTVSTVSAQEFDVAAKHAIAVEATTGKILYEKDANQPVEIASITKLVTVYLVYEALEQGTISLSTPVDISDYPYKLTTNSEASNVPMEARNYTVEQLLEATMVSSANSAAIALAEKIAGSEKDFVDKMRAKLLEWGIQDATIVNTTGLNNETLGDNIYPGSKKDDENKLSAYDVAIVARNLIRDYPQVLEITKKPTSTFAGLEIHSTNYMLEGMPAYRGGVDGLKTGTTDKAGASFVGTTVEKGMRIITVVLNADQQDSNPYARFTATSSLLDYISANFALKTVVQKGETYKDSKVTVLDGKEDKVAAIAKSDISIVQRVGSETTSALQFTPKSRSETAPLEEGKVVGSLTYDDQDLIGQGYLTSEKPSFEMVAEKKVEKAFFLKVWWNQFIRFINEKL
- the sdbB gene encoding thiol-disulfide oxidoreductase-associated lipoprotein SdbB → MKKVIFAGLSLMSLFLLIACGEKETKQTSSPKQPAVQQIAVGKDAPDFTLQSMDGKEVKLSDYKGKKVYLKFWASWCGPCKKSMPELMELAAKQDRDFEILSVIAPGLQGEKTVQDFPKWFQEQGYKDIPVLYDTQATAFQAYQIRSIPTEYLIDSQGKIGKIQFGAISNADAEAAFKEMK
- the ccdA2 gene encoding thiol-disulfide oxidoreductase-associated membrane protein CcdA2 yields the protein MESIIFLVSVFLAGILSFFSPCIFPLLPVYAGILLDDQGNSKSFRFFGRDVAWSGLIRTLCFIAGISLIFFILGFGAGFLGHMLYADWFRYAMGTVIILLGLHQMEILHFNKLEVQKTVTFKQSKSNHYLSAFLLGITFSFGWTPCIGPVLSSVLALAASGGNGAWQGAVLTLVYTLGMALPFLVLALASGWIMPYFSKLKPHMILLKKIGGALIILMGLLLMLGQLNALSGILG
- a CDS encoding methionyl aminopeptidase — protein: MITLKSAREIEAMDKAGDFLASIHIGLRDLIKPGVDMWEVEEYVRRRCKEENFLPLQIGVDGAVMDYPYATCCSLNDEVAHAFPRHYILKDGDLLKVDMVLGGPIAKSDLNVSKLNFNNVEQMKKYTQSYTGGLADSCWAYAVGTPSEEVKNLMDVTKKAMYVGIEQAVVGNRIGDIGAAIQEYAESRGYGVVRDLVGHGVGPTMHEEPMVPNYGVAGRGLRLREGMVLTIEPMINTGDWEIDTDMKTGWAHKTIDGGLSCQYEHQFVITKDGPVILTSQGEEGTY
- the spxR gene encoding CBS-HotDog domain-containing transcription factor SpxR, producing the protein MSKHQEILSYLEELPIGKRVSVRSISNHLGVSDGTAYRAIKEAENRGIVETRPRSGTIRVKPKKVAIERLTYAEIAEVTSSEVLAGQEGLEREFSKFSIGAMTEQNIRSYLHDGGLVIVGDRTRIQLLALENENAVLVTGGFYVQDDVLELANKKGIPVLRSKHDTFTVATMINKALSNVQIKTDILTVEKLYRPSHEYGFLRETDTVKDYLDLVRKNRSSRFPVINQHQVVVGVVTMRDAGDKSPSTTIDKVMTRSIFVTGLATNIANVSQRMIAEDFEMVPVVRSNQTLLGVVTRRDVMEKMSRSQVSALPTFSEQIGQKLSYHHDEVVITVEPFMLEKNGVLANGVLAEILNHMTQDLVVNSGRNLIIEQMLIYFLQAVQIDDTLRIQARIIHHTRRSAIIDYDIYHGHQIVSKANVTVKIN